A single region of the Sciurus carolinensis chromosome 16, mSciCar1.2, whole genome shotgun sequence genome encodes:
- the Fpr1 gene encoding fMet-Leu-Phe receptor isoform X2, translated as MGERQELKMHSHPAGADRMQLNSSLPMNASAGVQAASAGYVVLDVFSYLVLAVTFVLGVLGNGLVIWVAGFRMTRTVTTICYLNLAVADFCFTSTLPFLTVSKAMGGHWPFGWFLCKFIFTIVDINLFGSVFLIALIALDRCICVLHPVWAQNHRTIGLAKRVILGPWICALLLTLPVIIRVTTVTMRGTGRTACTFDFSPWTRDPAEKMKVSVIMLTVRGIIRFVVGFSMPMSIVAVCYGLIATKIHKQGLIRSSRPLRVLSFVVAAFFLCWFPYQVVALIGTIRVRDLLRGMGSDLRVAVSVTSSLAFFNSCLNPMLYVFMGQDFRERLIHSLPASLERALSEDAAQPSSTATNSSSLPAEVELQAK; from the exons ATGGGAGAGCGGCAGGAACTTAAGATGCACTCTCACCCAGCAG GTGCGGACAGGATGCAGCTCAACTCCTCTCTCCCCATGAATGCATCTGCAGGGGTGCAGGCTGCCTCTGCCGGCTACGTTGTCCTGGACGTCTTCTCGTACTTGGTGCTGGCGGTCACCTTTGTCCTCGGCGTGCTGGGCAACGGGCTGGTGATCTGGGTGGCTGGCTTCCGCATGACCCGCACGGTCACCACCATCTGCTACCTGAACCTGGCCGTGGCCGATTTCTGTTTCACTTCCACTCTGCCCTTCCTCACGGTCTCCAAGGCCATGGGGGGACACTGGCCCTTTGGCTGGTTCCTCTGCAAGTTCATTTTTACTATAGTGGACATCAACCTGTTCGGAAGCGTCTTCCTGATCGCCCTCATCGCTCTGGACCGCTGCATCTGCGTCCTGCATCCAGTCTGGGCCCAGAACCACCGCACCATAGGCCTGGCCAAGAGGGTGATCCTGGGGCCCTGGATCTGCGCTCTGCTCCTCACTTTGCCAGTTATCATCCGCGTGACAACCGTGACAATGCGTGGGACCGGGAGGACAGCCTGCACTTTTGACTTCTCTCcctggaccagagaccctgcagagaAGATGAAGGTGTCCGTCATCATGCTGACGGTGCGAGGGATCATCCGCTTCGTCGTCGGCTTCAGCATGCCCATGTCCATCGTCGCCGTCTGCTACGGCCTCATCGCCACCAAAATCCACAAACAAGGCCTGATCAGATCCAGCCGCCCCTTACGGGTCCTCTCTTTTGTTGTAGCGGCTTTTTTTCTCTGCTGGTTCCCGTATCAGGTTGTGGCCCTCATAGGCACCATCAGAGTCCGGGACCTCTTGAGAGGTATGGGCAGTGACCTCAGAGTAGCGGTCAGCGTGACGAGCTCGCTGGCCTTCTTCAACAGCTGCCTCAACCCCATGCTCTACGTCTTCATGGGCCAGGACTTCCGGGAGAGACTGATCCACTCCCTGCCGGCCAGTCTGGAGAGGGCCCTGAGCGAGGACGCGGCCCAGCCCAGCAGCACAGCCACCAACTCTTCCTCGCTTCCTGCAGAGGTCGAGTTACAGGCAAAGTAA
- the Fpr1 gene encoding fMet-Leu-Phe receptor isoform X1 — protein MRNTCHGRRHVCRGGPAQQGADRMQLNSSLPMNASAGVQAASAGYVVLDVFSYLVLAVTFVLGVLGNGLVIWVAGFRMTRTVTTICYLNLAVADFCFTSTLPFLTVSKAMGGHWPFGWFLCKFIFTIVDINLFGSVFLIALIALDRCICVLHPVWAQNHRTIGLAKRVILGPWICALLLTLPVIIRVTTVTMRGTGRTACTFDFSPWTRDPAEKMKVSVIMLTVRGIIRFVVGFSMPMSIVAVCYGLIATKIHKQGLIRSSRPLRVLSFVVAAFFLCWFPYQVVALIGTIRVRDLLRGMGSDLRVAVSVTSSLAFFNSCLNPMLYVFMGQDFRERLIHSLPASLERALSEDAAQPSSTATNSSSLPAEVELQAK, from the exons ATGAGGAACACCTGCCATGGGAGACGACATGTCTGTAGAGGTGGCCCAGCACAACAGG GTGCGGACAGGATGCAGCTCAACTCCTCTCTCCCCATGAATGCATCTGCAGGGGTGCAGGCTGCCTCTGCCGGCTACGTTGTCCTGGACGTCTTCTCGTACTTGGTGCTGGCGGTCACCTTTGTCCTCGGCGTGCTGGGCAACGGGCTGGTGATCTGGGTGGCTGGCTTCCGCATGACCCGCACGGTCACCACCATCTGCTACCTGAACCTGGCCGTGGCCGATTTCTGTTTCACTTCCACTCTGCCCTTCCTCACGGTCTCCAAGGCCATGGGGGGACACTGGCCCTTTGGCTGGTTCCTCTGCAAGTTCATTTTTACTATAGTGGACATCAACCTGTTCGGAAGCGTCTTCCTGATCGCCCTCATCGCTCTGGACCGCTGCATCTGCGTCCTGCATCCAGTCTGGGCCCAGAACCACCGCACCATAGGCCTGGCCAAGAGGGTGATCCTGGGGCCCTGGATCTGCGCTCTGCTCCTCACTTTGCCAGTTATCATCCGCGTGACAACCGTGACAATGCGTGGGACCGGGAGGACAGCCTGCACTTTTGACTTCTCTCcctggaccagagaccctgcagagaAGATGAAGGTGTCCGTCATCATGCTGACGGTGCGAGGGATCATCCGCTTCGTCGTCGGCTTCAGCATGCCCATGTCCATCGTCGCCGTCTGCTACGGCCTCATCGCCACCAAAATCCACAAACAAGGCCTGATCAGATCCAGCCGCCCCTTACGGGTCCTCTCTTTTGTTGTAGCGGCTTTTTTTCTCTGCTGGTTCCCGTATCAGGTTGTGGCCCTCATAGGCACCATCAGAGTCCGGGACCTCTTGAGAGGTATGGGCAGTGACCTCAGAGTAGCGGTCAGCGTGACGAGCTCGCTGGCCTTCTTCAACAGCTGCCTCAACCCCATGCTCTACGTCTTCATGGGCCAGGACTTCCGGGAGAGACTGATCCACTCCCTGCCGGCCAGTCTGGAGAGGGCCCTGAGCGAGGACGCGGCCCAGCCCAGCAGCACAGCCACCAACTCTTCCTCGCTTCCTGCAGAGGTCGAGTTACAGGCAAAGTAA
- the Fpr1 gene encoding fMet-Leu-Phe receptor isoform X3 encodes MQLNSSLPMNASAGVQAASAGYVVLDVFSYLVLAVTFVLGVLGNGLVIWVAGFRMTRTVTTICYLNLAVADFCFTSTLPFLTVSKAMGGHWPFGWFLCKFIFTIVDINLFGSVFLIALIALDRCICVLHPVWAQNHRTIGLAKRVILGPWICALLLTLPVIIRVTTVTMRGTGRTACTFDFSPWTRDPAEKMKVSVIMLTVRGIIRFVVGFSMPMSIVAVCYGLIATKIHKQGLIRSSRPLRVLSFVVAAFFLCWFPYQVVALIGTIRVRDLLRGMGSDLRVAVSVTSSLAFFNSCLNPMLYVFMGQDFRERLIHSLPASLERALSEDAAQPSSTATNSSSLPAEVELQAK; translated from the coding sequence ATGCAGCTCAACTCCTCTCTCCCCATGAATGCATCTGCAGGGGTGCAGGCTGCCTCTGCCGGCTACGTTGTCCTGGACGTCTTCTCGTACTTGGTGCTGGCGGTCACCTTTGTCCTCGGCGTGCTGGGCAACGGGCTGGTGATCTGGGTGGCTGGCTTCCGCATGACCCGCACGGTCACCACCATCTGCTACCTGAACCTGGCCGTGGCCGATTTCTGTTTCACTTCCACTCTGCCCTTCCTCACGGTCTCCAAGGCCATGGGGGGACACTGGCCCTTTGGCTGGTTCCTCTGCAAGTTCATTTTTACTATAGTGGACATCAACCTGTTCGGAAGCGTCTTCCTGATCGCCCTCATCGCTCTGGACCGCTGCATCTGCGTCCTGCATCCAGTCTGGGCCCAGAACCACCGCACCATAGGCCTGGCCAAGAGGGTGATCCTGGGGCCCTGGATCTGCGCTCTGCTCCTCACTTTGCCAGTTATCATCCGCGTGACAACCGTGACAATGCGTGGGACCGGGAGGACAGCCTGCACTTTTGACTTCTCTCcctggaccagagaccctgcagagaAGATGAAGGTGTCCGTCATCATGCTGACGGTGCGAGGGATCATCCGCTTCGTCGTCGGCTTCAGCATGCCCATGTCCATCGTCGCCGTCTGCTACGGCCTCATCGCCACCAAAATCCACAAACAAGGCCTGATCAGATCCAGCCGCCCCTTACGGGTCCTCTCTTTTGTTGTAGCGGCTTTTTTTCTCTGCTGGTTCCCGTATCAGGTTGTGGCCCTCATAGGCACCATCAGAGTCCGGGACCTCTTGAGAGGTATGGGCAGTGACCTCAGAGTAGCGGTCAGCGTGACGAGCTCGCTGGCCTTCTTCAACAGCTGCCTCAACCCCATGCTCTACGTCTTCATGGGCCAGGACTTCCGGGAGAGACTGATCCACTCCCTGCCGGCCAGTCTGGAGAGGGCCCTGAGCGAGGACGCGGCCCAGCCCAGCAGCACAGCCACCAACTCTTCCTCGCTTCCTGCAGAGGTCGAGTTACAGGCAAAGTAA
- the Fpr2 gene encoding N-formyl peptide receptor 2 has translation MDANFSIPLNGSEESLYESAGYAALRILPLVVLAVTFVLGVLGNGLVIWVAGFRMTHTVTTICYLNLAVADFSFTATLPFLIVSMAMREQWPFGWFLCKLVHIVVDINLFGSVFLIALIALDRCICVLHPVWAQNHRTVGLAKKVILGPWILALVLTLPVFIFLTTVRDPAGNVYCTFNFGSWGDTIEEKLRVAITMLTVRGIIRFVVGFSMPMSIVAVCYGLIAAKLHRKGMIHSSRPLRVLTAVVASFFICWFPFQLVALLGTVWLKEMLLAGKYKILDVLVNPTSSLAFFNSCLNPMLYVFMGQDFRDRLVHSLPASLERALSEDTAQSSSTATNSSSLPAEVELQAK, from the coding sequence ATGGACGCCAACTTCTCCATCCCTCTGAATGGATCTGAAGAGTCTCTCTATGAGTCCGCTGGCTATGCGGCCCTGCGGATACTCCCACTGGTGGTGCTGGCAGTCACCTTTGTCCTTGGGGTGCTGGGCAATGGGCTGGTGATCTGGGTGGCTGGCTTCCGCATGACGCACACGGTGACCACCATCTGTTACCTGAACCTGGCCGTGGCTGACTTCTCCTTCACGGCCACCCTCCCCTTCCTCATTGTCTCCATGGCCATGAGGGAACAATGGCCTTTTGGCTGGTTCCTCTGTAAGTTGGTTCACATTGTGGTGGACATCAACCTGTTCGGAAGTGTCTTCCTGATCGCCCTCATCGCTCTGGACCGCTGCATCTGCGTCCTGCATCCGGTCTGGGCCCAGAACCACCGCACCGTAGGTCTGGCCAAGAAGGTGATCCTGGGGCCCTGGATTCTTGCCCTGGTCCTCACGTTGCCGgttttcatcttcttgaccaCGGTCAGGGATCCGGCTGGGAACGTGTACTGCACCTTCAACTTTGGGTCCTGGGGTGACACCATTGAGGAGAAGCTGAGGGTGGCCATCACCATGCTGACCGTTAGAGGGATCATCCGCTTCGTCGTCGGCTTCAGCATGCCCATGTCCATCGTCGCCGTCTGCTACGGCCTCATCGCTGCCAAGCTCCACAGGAAGGGCATGATCCACTCCAGCCGCCCGCTGCGGGTCCTTACTGCTGTGGTGGCCTCCTTCTTCATCTGCTGGTTCCCCTTCCAGCTGGTGGCCCTTCTCGGCACGGTCTGGCTCAAAGAGATGTTGCTCGCTGGTAAGTACAAAATCCTCGACGTCCTGGTCAACCCCACAAGCTCGCTGGCCTTCTTCAACAGCTGCCTCAACCCCATGCTCTACGTCTTCATGGGCCAGGACTTCCGGGACAGGCTGGTCCACTCCCTGCCGGCCAGTCTGGAGAGGGCCCTGAGCGAGGACACGGCCCAGTCCAGCAGCACAGCCACCAACTCTTCCTCGCTTCCTGCAGAGGTCGAGTTACAGGCAAAGTGA